The following are from one region of the Noviherbaspirillum sedimenti genome:
- a CDS encoding spermidine synthase — MLIRRKSIEAQANRMEGPGSKGAGNAAKAAPRKPKFAPVTLSEQDGVRFLHFGTEWVQGAMRIRKPDWLELEYAQQMMAWMLFLDQPRRIVQLGLGTGALTKFCYRQFPEAQVTAVELNSSVIAICASMFKLPPDDERLSVIEMDALDYITDPAITGSIDALQVDLYDATARGPVLDTPEFYQACAASLAEDGIMTVNLFGDHPSYAKNLKAMRFAFDKVLCLPEVHEGNVVALAFKRAPTLDFAWLHERAMEIKETTKLPAKSWVNGLRAAAV; from the coding sequence ATGTTAATTCGACGTAAATCCATAGAAGCCCAGGCCAATCGCATGGAAGGCCCAGGCAGCAAAGGCGCAGGCAACGCCGCCAAAGCCGCTCCCCGCAAGCCAAAATTCGCTCCCGTCACCCTGTCCGAGCAGGATGGCGTGCGCTTCCTGCACTTCGGCACCGAGTGGGTGCAAGGCGCCATGCGCATCCGCAAGCCGGACTGGCTGGAGCTGGAATACGCCCAGCAGATGATGGCCTGGATGCTGTTTCTCGACCAGCCGCGCCGTATCGTCCAGCTTGGTCTCGGCACCGGCGCCCTCACCAAGTTCTGCTACCGCCAGTTCCCGGAGGCCCAGGTCACTGCGGTCGAGCTGAACTCCTCCGTAATCGCCATTTGCGCCTCGATGTTCAAGCTGCCGCCCGATGACGAACGACTGTCGGTCATCGAAATGGATGCGCTGGATTACATCACCGACCCGGCCATTACCGGCAGCATTGACGCCCTGCAGGTGGACCTGTACGACGCTACCGCGCGCGGCCCCGTGCTCGACACCCCCGAGTTTTACCAGGCGTGCGCCGCCAGCCTGGCCGAGGACGGCATCATGACCGTGAACCTGTTCGGCGACCATCCCAGCTATGCCAAAAACCTCAAGGCGATGCGCTTTGCCTTTGACAAGGTCCTGTGCCTGCCCGAGGTCCATGAAGGCAATGTTGTCGCGCTTGCGTTCAAGCGCGCGCCGACGCTGGATTTCGCCTGGCTGCATGAGCGCGCCATGGAAATCAAGGAA